In a genomic window of Thermosynechococcus sp. CL-1:
- the lysA gene encoding diaminopimelate decarboxylase, with the protein MISTPLAANQQILPLTAQTNARGHLTIGGCDVVELVAQFGSPLYILDEFTFRTACRQYQDTLQQTYGGEFLVLYASKAWNCLATCALAHSEGLGIDVASGGELYTALSAGVPASHIYFHGNNKSPQELLYALEVNCTIVADNWLELERLAAYVEEHDLSTPPRVMLRLTPGIECHTHEYIRTGHLDSKFGFDPQQFPELLQFAKAHPELDWVGLHAHIGSQIFEEQPHLDLCDVLVDWLAQAREAMLPMRELNVGGGLGIRYVNSDNPPAIAHWTKAISHQLSQACQQHHLPLPKLICEPGRSIVGPAAVTAYTVGSRKVIPEVRTYIAVDGGMSDNPRPITYQAQYTALCANRMTTAATETVRVAGKHCESGDILLPQVTLPPLQVNDILVVASTGAYNYSMASNYNRVPRPAAVVVCEGEANLILQRETYADLVAHDVLPLRLSTPAP; encoded by the coding sequence ATGATCTCCACCCCTCTTGCTGCCAATCAACAAATTTTACCCCTGACTGCGCAAACCAATGCCCGCGGCCATCTCACCATTGGTGGGTGTGATGTGGTGGAGTTAGTGGCTCAGTTTGGCTCTCCCCTCTACATCCTTGATGAATTCACCTTTCGCACCGCCTGCCGTCAATACCAAGACACCCTCCAGCAGACCTACGGTGGTGAATTTTTGGTGCTCTACGCTTCAAAGGCTTGGAACTGCTTGGCCACCTGCGCCCTTGCCCACAGTGAAGGCTTGGGGATTGATGTGGCCTCCGGGGGTGAACTCTACACTGCCTTGAGTGCCGGCGTCCCCGCCAGCCACATTTACTTCCACGGTAATAACAAGTCCCCCCAAGAACTCCTCTATGCCCTTGAGGTCAATTGCACGATTGTTGCCGATAACTGGCTAGAACTAGAGCGCCTTGCTGCCTACGTTGAGGAGCATGATCTCTCGACCCCACCGCGCGTCATGTTGCGGTTGACACCGGGGATTGAATGCCACACCCACGAATATATCCGCACTGGACATCTAGACAGCAAATTTGGCTTTGACCCGCAACAGTTTCCAGAGTTGCTTCAGTTTGCTAAGGCGCATCCCGAACTAGACTGGGTCGGACTCCACGCCCACATTGGCTCACAGATTTTTGAGGAACAACCCCATTTAGACCTCTGTGATGTCCTTGTGGATTGGCTGGCTCAAGCCCGTGAAGCGATGCTACCCATGCGCGAACTGAATGTGGGGGGTGGTCTTGGCATTCGCTATGTAAACTCCGATAATCCACCGGCGATCGCCCACTGGACAAAGGCCATTAGTCATCAACTGAGCCAAGCCTGTCAGCAACACCATCTTCCCTTACCCAAACTCATCTGTGAGCCGGGTCGCTCCATCGTTGGACCTGCGGCAGTGACGGCCTACACCGTGGGCAGCCGTAAGGTGATTCCTGAAGTGCGCACCTACATTGCGGTGGACGGGGGCATGTCCGATAATCCCCGACCCATTACCTATCAGGCGCAATATACAGCCCTGTGTGCCAATCGCATGACCACTGCCGCCACAGAAACCGTACGTGTTGCCGGTAAGCACTGCGAATCGGGCGATATTCTGCTGCCCCAAGTCACCCTACCCCCCCTGCAAGTCAATGATATTTTAGTGGTGGCCAGTACGGGTGCCTACAACTACAGCATGGCCTCCAACTACAATCGCGTGCCCCGGCCGGCGGCGGTGGTGGTCTGTGAGGGGGAAGCCAACCTGATCCTGCAACGGGAAACCTACGCTGATTTGGTGGCCCATGATGTCTTGCCCCTGCGATTGAGCACCCCCGCCCCCTAG
- the cdaA gene encoding diadenylate cyclase CdaA — protein sequence MISLLGNLSWLLLSSETLAKVRTVVDVVLVLTLTYAILRVVAERRTLWMIRGFIFLLLATSLSRAIELQFLSFVLHNLVIGSAVALAVILQSEIRIFLEQLGRGQFFGFVQPVAESSLTNDAVDLIVTAVKGLSQDRTGALILLETHTKLSPQDFTHAGIALNARLSPELITSIFQVSSPLHDGAIWVRGAEVIAAKLILPLSDRTGPWQLGTRHRAALGITERISHCVCVVVSEETGSISLAFKGELQRPLTSSKLGELLRQYVQDQETGTSQPRQRRHSLKFWKTVWPLR from the coding sequence ATGATAAGCCTCCTAGGTAACTTGTCGTGGCTGCTGCTGTCCTCGGAGACACTGGCCAAGGTGCGAACAGTCGTGGATGTGGTTTTGGTCTTGACCCTAACCTACGCTATTTTGCGGGTTGTGGCCGAGCGGCGAACCCTCTGGATGATACGGGGCTTTATCTTCCTCCTTTTGGCAACCTCCCTCAGTCGTGCCATTGAGCTACAGTTTTTGAGCTTTGTGCTGCACAACTTAGTGATTGGCTCTGCGGTGGCCTTAGCCGTTATTCTACAATCGGAAATTCGCATTTTTCTGGAACAGTTGGGACGAGGACAGTTTTTCGGCTTTGTGCAGCCCGTGGCCGAGTCGAGTCTCACCAATGATGCCGTTGATTTGATTGTGACGGCCGTGAAGGGATTATCTCAGGATCGTACGGGGGCACTCATTCTCTTGGAAACCCATACAAAGCTCAGCCCCCAAGATTTTACCCATGCAGGGATCGCTCTCAATGCCCGCCTTTCGCCAGAACTCATTACCTCAATTTTTCAAGTGAGTTCCCCCCTGCACGATGGGGCAATTTGGGTGCGGGGTGCTGAAGTGATTGCGGCAAAGTTGATCCTGCCCCTCTCGGATCGCACGGGGCCTTGGCAGTTGGGCACTCGCCATCGCGCCGCCCTAGGGATTACCGAACGCATTAGCCACTGTGTCTGTGTAGTGGTCTCTGAGGAAACGGGGTCAATTTCCCTTGCCTTTAAGGGGGAGCTTCAACGTCCCCTCACAAGCAGTAAACTAGGGGAATTGTTGCGGCAATATGTGCAGGATCAAGAAACGGGAACTTCACAACCCCGTCAACGTCGGCACAGCTTAAAATTTTGGAAAACGGTATGGCCACTGCGCTAA
- the uppS gene encoding polyprenyl diphosphate synthase: MTLQPQSLIELPADLDRDRLPRHVAVIMDGNGRWAKQRNLPRIMGHQRGVDTLKDLLRCCKDWGIEALTAYAFSTENWGRPLPEVDFLMTLFERVLRRELAEMVAEGVQIHFVGDLACLPNSLQAEIERAMTATANNQKIKFVVATNYGGRREIIHACRSIAAQVKAGRLDPADIDEVLFERHLYTGGLPDPDLLIRTSGEMRVSNFLLWQVAYSEIYVTKTLWPDFDRAAFHEALRDYQQRQRRFGRV; this comes from the coding sequence ATGACGCTACAGCCCCAGTCACTCATTGAGTTACCCGCTGATTTGGATCGCGATCGCCTACCTCGCCATGTGGCGGTGATTATGGATGGCAATGGCCGCTGGGCAAAGCAGCGCAATTTACCGCGCATTATGGGACACCAACGCGGGGTGGACACCCTCAAGGATCTGCTGCGCTGTTGCAAAGATTGGGGCATTGAAGCCCTGACCGCCTACGCCTTCTCCACAGAAAACTGGGGGCGCCCCCTGCCGGAGGTGGATTTTCTGATGACCCTCTTTGAGCGAGTGTTGCGGCGGGAGCTGGCGGAAATGGTTGCCGAGGGCGTGCAAATTCACTTTGTGGGTGACTTGGCGTGTTTGCCGAACTCCCTACAAGCGGAAATTGAGCGAGCGATGACCGCTACGGCCAATAACCAAAAAATTAAATTTGTGGTGGCAACCAACTATGGTGGGCGACGGGAAATTATCCACGCTTGCCGTTCGATTGCAGCCCAAGTGAAAGCGGGACGCCTTGACCCCGCCGATATTGATGAAGTACTCTTTGAACGCCATTTGTACACGGGCGGCCTACCGGATCCCGATTTGTTGATTCGCACCAGTGGCGAGATGCGCGTCAGTAACTTTTTGCTGTGGCAGGTGGCCTATTCAGAAATTTACGTCACCAAGACCCTCTGGCCGGATTTTGACCGCGCTGCTTTCCATGAGGCGCTCCGGGATTACCAACAGCGACAGCGGCGATTTGGCCGTGTCTAA
- the upp gene encoding uracil phosphoribosyltransferase: protein MTPQLRIYVPPHPLIQHWLTVARDRNTPTPLFRVAMTELGRWLAYEAAREWLPTVETVVETPLAPCAALVVNPQVPVVVVPILRAGLALLDGAQGVLPTAKTYHLGIVRDEATLEPSCYLNKLPPQFDPQTRVLISEPMLATGGSIMTAMQELVQRGIDPALVRIISVVTAPPALQKLGAHFPAVQVYAATIDETVNEQGFIVPGLGDAGDRAFGTGEEV from the coding sequence GTGACCCCCCAATTGCGCATTTATGTTCCCCCTCATCCCCTCATTCAACACTGGCTAACGGTGGCTCGCGATCGCAACACGCCCACTCCCTTATTTCGGGTGGCAATGACAGAACTGGGGCGGTGGCTGGCCTATGAGGCGGCGCGGGAATGGTTGCCAACGGTGGAAACAGTGGTTGAAACGCCCCTTGCCCCCTGTGCAGCGCTGGTGGTGAATCCGCAAGTACCCGTCGTGGTGGTACCAATTTTGCGGGCGGGTTTAGCCTTGCTCGACGGTGCCCAAGGGGTCTTACCCACAGCAAAGACGTACCACTTAGGGATTGTGCGGGATGAGGCCACCCTTGAACCCAGTTGCTATCTCAATAAGTTGCCCCCGCAGTTTGACCCGCAAACCCGTGTCCTTATTAGTGAGCCGATGCTGGCAACGGGAGGTTCAATTATGACAGCAATGCAGGAATTGGTGCAGCGGGGGATTGACCCAGCCTTGGTGCGAATTATTTCCGTGGTCACTGCGCCGCCAGCTTTGCAGAAACTCGGTGCCCATTTTCCCGCAGTGCAAGTCTATGCGGCCACGATTGATGAGACAGTGAATGAGCAGGGCTTTATTGTGCCCGGCTTGGGGGATGCGGGCGATCGCGCCTTTGGTACCGGGGAGGAAGTGTAA
- the thrB gene encoding homoserine kinase codes for MMTVVTVPATTANLGPGFDCLGAALTLTNTFTFSLSDRPHVSVRGTEAGGVSSSSDNLAYRAYHRFYQYLGREAPPVYLEIDLGVPLARGLGSSATAIIGGLVGANRLAGFPLSHTEVLELAIEMEGHPDNVVPALLGGCRLAVQGSAGGWHWLEIPWNQDVVPIVAIPDFELATETARQVLPPHCTYGDAVFNISHLGALLRGLETGQREWLQLALGDRLHQPYRQSLIKGYTDLHRAALEAGAHGLVISGAGPTLLALGDPVTASAIATALKETWAKFDVQARVEVLAIQRQGTTVRDR; via the coding sequence ATGATGACAGTGGTGACTGTGCCAGCAACAACGGCTAATTTGGGTCCGGGGTTTGATTGTCTGGGAGCGGCTCTCACCCTCACCAATACGTTTACCTTTTCCTTGAGCGATCGCCCCCATGTCAGTGTGCGGGGCACTGAGGCAGGCGGTGTCAGCAGTAGCTCCGACAATTTGGCCTATCGTGCCTACCACCGTTTCTATCAATATCTAGGGCGTGAAGCCCCACCTGTGTATTTAGAGATTGATCTGGGGGTTCCCCTCGCACGGGGTCTCGGCAGTTCAGCAACCGCAATTATTGGCGGCTTAGTAGGGGCAAATCGGCTGGCGGGCTTTCCCCTCAGTCATACCGAGGTTCTAGAATTGGCCATTGAAATGGAAGGCCACCCCGATAATGTGGTGCCGGCCTTGCTAGGGGGCTGTCGTCTTGCTGTCCAAGGGAGTGCAGGGGGATGGCATTGGCTAGAAATTCCTTGGAATCAGGATGTGGTGCCGATTGTGGCGATTCCAGACTTTGAGCTAGCCACGGAAACAGCGCGGCAAGTGCTACCTCCCCACTGTACCTACGGTGATGCAGTTTTTAATATCAGTCACCTTGGTGCTCTGCTGCGGGGTTTGGAAACGGGTCAACGGGAGTGGCTGCAACTGGCCTTGGGCGATCGCCTGCATCAACCCTACCGCCAAAGTCTGATCAAAGGCTATACCGACCTCCACAGGGCGGCTCTTGAGGCGGGTGCCCACGGTTTGGTCATTAGTGGCGCAGGCCCCACGCTTTTAGCCCTTGGGGATCCCGTTACCGCTTCCGCCATTGCCACTGCCCTCAAGGAGACTTGGGCAAAGTTTGATGTGCAGGCACGGGTGGAGGTGCTGGCCATTCAACGCCAAGGGACAACGGTGCGCGATCGCTAG
- a CDS encoding RuBisCO accumulation factor 1 gives MSQEQDALTTEVLQRLRRKEGTWQDWGAGCQQLQKQGLSPQAIFEATGIEPIHQNQLIIALQVSQSLREAPESVRAYFQTRGSDLLYELRVLSAGDRLAAATLIVEKQLDVTAVHEVCRALKAVSYQKDESAGFGESVGDRIGRYYWQLARQQRDLAQRSRLIAQGFRFVESATGRQALEKLLTDLTVVPAASQPRLPLYRLDSAEDLPYLVPMAGTAPLAAAAFNQVPQLTSTGAFQLVAVPQPMTLVALPSWQVLLNAVDPVGVLWPVADLPTELPPTPEGLPIEQVLLIVDRGLPEWERDRYLLIAPRASDPVQLAWFPEPPTAPILGQLLLVLRPPQVLDESINKELWFFEE, from the coding sequence ATGAGCCAAGAACAGGATGCCCTGACAACGGAAGTGCTGCAACGCCTACGCCGCAAGGAGGGCACTTGGCAGGATTGGGGGGCCGGATGCCAGCAACTGCAAAAACAAGGGCTATCTCCCCAAGCGATTTTTGAGGCCACGGGCATTGAACCCATTCACCAAAATCAACTGATCATTGCCCTGCAAGTGAGTCAGAGCCTACGGGAAGCCCCTGAATCTGTGCGTGCCTATTTTCAAACGCGGGGCAGCGATCTGCTCTATGAACTGCGGGTCTTATCAGCGGGCGATCGCCTTGCAGCAGCCACCCTCATTGTCGAGAAACAACTGGATGTCACTGCGGTTCATGAGGTCTGCCGTGCCCTCAAGGCCGTGAGCTATCAAAAGGATGAGAGTGCAGGTTTTGGTGAGAGTGTGGGCGATCGCATTGGTCGCTACTATTGGCAACTGGCGCGGCAGCAACGCGATTTAGCCCAGCGATCGCGCCTTATTGCTCAGGGCTTTCGCTTTGTTGAATCCGCCACAGGTCGCCAAGCGCTTGAGAAACTGCTGACGGACTTGACCGTGGTTCCCGCTGCTAGCCAACCTCGACTCCCCCTTTACCGCTTGGATTCCGCTGAAGACCTGCCCTACCTCGTTCCCATGGCAGGAACAGCCCCCCTCGCTGCTGCAGCCTTTAATCAAGTACCGCAGTTAACTTCTACAGGTGCTTTTCAATTAGTCGCTGTTCCTCAACCCATGACCCTAGTGGCTCTCCCCAGTTGGCAGGTTCTCCTGAATGCTGTTGACCCAGTCGGGGTGCTTTGGCCAGTGGCAGACCTACCCACAGAATTACCGCCCACGCCTGAGGGACTCCCCATTGAACAAGTGCTCCTGATTGTGGATCGTGGTCTTCCAGAATGGGAGCGCGATCGCTATCTGTTGATTGCACCTAGGGCCAGCGATCCTGTCCAACTGGCTTGGTTTCCTGAACCCCCTACAGCGCCAATTCTTGGCCAACTCCTGCTCGTCTTACGCCCCCCCCAAGTGCTGGATGAGAGTATCAACAAGGAACTTTGGTTCTTTGAGGAATAG
- a CDS encoding polysaccharide biosynthesis tyrosine autokinase has translation MSLPKKIPNLRVVDREVRPAGDRQRNPSRFSTRKSSNKGGLQAFSDRCRRRWRLLSGTVLLSFLVMGGYVFWQPEMYEAYFRLLMEPVKEPQPAPTLTPRDGIASTLPSPPPTTPPPVDVGAQILVLESDKVLAPIAQKLQQQYPHLTTRVLAEHLEIRPVVSSATEQLPTQTKVLEVAYRDRQPEIVTAVLKAVAEAFVDYSQRDRQEQLNRTLEQLDKDINQHLTELEQLQQQLQASQPQGTSLQPSEQLRFLTEQYRQIHSLRQAARLKAVEAYGRFQGFQEQLKMTPAEALAAANLSTSPAYQQQLARIQELDQEIAKNLAIFREGTPVIQALEEQRRVLVEQLQAIARQVIGEQYQVDNPTALGFQGTVSQTLITNYITAWIEYENQRRYDAELAAPQRTVAQQLQQLSSQLPAIDRLEHRIRTANLSLEMLNQARQAVQLQLAQNNFAWQVLTDLENPAVQPTFPRLLLLVLGAIASLVLGVLATYVADAAANTFVSPAQVEDALGLPLLGKIPKATPQTNLRLERVVKGNSGLWQVTQVLPSVGEWVKFQEAFHHVFANLQAVGLGHSLAVISALPTDGRTTVALHLALAAAGTGQRVLLIDGDLRRPQIHRYLGLTNEQGLADWLIHRRHWYSVAQARRGLAILTAGELRQQPMRLLSQDTLKQFMAHLQNYFDLVIVDTPPLANFADAKLWSGLVDQTLVVVNLKAPQQPVRLALADYSLGSSSALGVVVNLA, from the coding sequence ATGTCGCTCCCAAAAAAGATACCCAATTTACGGGTCGTTGATCGCGAAGTGCGTCCTGCGGGCGATCGCCAGCGAAATCCATCACGGTTCAGCACCAGAAAAAGTTCTAACAAGGGTGGGCTGCAAGCTTTTAGCGATCGCTGTCGGCGACGGTGGCGACTACTGTCAGGAACGGTTTTACTCTCATTCTTGGTCATGGGGGGGTATGTTTTCTGGCAACCCGAAATGTACGAGGCCTATTTTCGCCTCCTGATGGAACCAGTGAAGGAACCACAGCCTGCGCCAACCCTGACCCCCCGTGATGGCATTGCCAGTACCCTCCCCTCCCCGCCGCCAACCACACCCCCTCCAGTGGATGTGGGGGCACAGATTCTCGTTCTAGAAAGTGACAAAGTACTGGCACCCATTGCCCAGAAACTACAACAGCAGTATCCCCATCTGACCACGCGGGTCTTAGCTGAGCATCTGGAAATTCGACCAGTGGTTAGTTCCGCCACAGAGCAACTGCCGACCCAAACAAAAGTGCTAGAAGTGGCCTATCGCGATCGCCAGCCAGAAATCGTGACCGCAGTATTAAAGGCCGTGGCAGAGGCGTTTGTTGACTACAGTCAGCGCGATCGCCAAGAACAACTCAATCGCACCCTAGAGCAACTGGACAAAGACATCAATCAGCACCTTACAGAATTAGAGCAACTCCAGCAGCAACTCCAAGCCAGCCAACCCCAAGGCACGAGCCTGCAACCCTCAGAACAACTGCGCTTTTTAACAGAACAGTATCGCCAAATCCATAGCCTGCGCCAAGCGGCTCGCCTGAAGGCCGTGGAAGCCTACGGTCGTTTTCAAGGGTTTCAAGAACAACTCAAGATGACGCCCGCCGAAGCCCTAGCAGCAGCGAATTTAAGTACCTCCCCTGCTTATCAGCAACAGCTGGCACGCATTCAAGAACTGGATCAAGAAATTGCCAAGAATCTAGCCATTTTTCGGGAAGGGACACCCGTTATCCAAGCTCTTGAGGAACAGCGGCGAGTTTTGGTGGAGCAATTGCAGGCGATCGCCCGCCAAGTGATTGGTGAGCAATATCAAGTGGACAACCCCACGGCTCTGGGCTTTCAGGGAACAGTGTCACAAACGCTGATTACCAACTACATTACGGCGTGGATTGAATACGAAAACCAGCGGCGCTATGACGCCGAATTGGCTGCCCCTCAAAGGACAGTTGCCCAACAATTACAACAACTGAGTAGCCAACTCCCCGCCATTGATCGCCTTGAACATCGGATTCGGACGGCCAACCTCTCCCTCGAGATGCTCAATCAAGCCCGACAGGCAGTGCAACTACAACTAGCACAGAATAACTTTGCTTGGCAGGTGTTGACGGATTTAGAGAATCCCGCTGTCCAACCCACCTTCCCGCGCTTACTGCTGTTGGTGCTAGGGGCGATCGCCAGCCTTGTGTTGGGGGTTCTGGCTACTTATGTTGCAGATGCAGCCGCCAATACGTTTGTCAGTCCAGCCCAAGTGGAAGATGCCCTCGGCTTGCCCCTCCTTGGCAAAATTCCCAAGGCAACCCCCCAAACCAATCTCCGCCTAGAGCGCGTGGTGAAGGGCAATTCAGGGCTGTGGCAGGTGACTCAAGTCCTACCCTCTGTCGGGGAATGGGTGAAGTTTCAGGAAGCCTTTCACCATGTGTTTGCCAACCTCCAGGCCGTGGGTTTGGGGCATTCGTTAGCCGTGATTTCAGCCCTACCCACCGATGGGCGCACCACCGTTGCTCTGCATCTTGCCCTTGCTGCCGCAGGCACGGGTCAGCGGGTTCTGCTGATTGATGGGGATTTACGGCGACCCCAGATTCACCGCTATCTCGGCCTGACGAATGAACAGGGCTTGGCAGATTGGTTAATTCATCGGCGGCACTGGTATAGCGTTGCTCAGGCGCGGCGCGGTCTTGCAATTTTAACCGCTGGTGAGTTGCGGCAACAGCCGATGCGGCTCCTCAGCCAAGACACGCTCAAACAGTTCATGGCTCACCTGCAAAACTATTTTGATCTGGTGATTGTGGATACACCCCCCTTGGCCAACTTTGCTGATGCCAAACTCTGGTCGGGACTGGTGGATCAGACCCTTGTGGTAGTGAATCTGAAGGCACCCCAGCAGCCGGTGCGACTAGCCTTGGCAGATTACAGTTTGGGGAGTAGTAGCGCTCTGGGCGTTGTGGTGAATCTCGCCTAA
- a CDS encoding polysaccharide biosynthesis/export family protein: MGCKSLPRLHNTVITLAIASGFTLGATLMVPRSATAQPMPLSPSSYSFTSINPLQDYLLGAGDVLFIEVVNLPASVTGQRQFTVNLDGSVTLPLAGRVMVGGLTLPQAEQVILNAYSKVMRFPAVTVTLQTPRPMKILVAGEVSRPGSYVVPFTSVSASAPGIGLSGGLTWPRLSQVLAQSGGITQEADIRNIEIRRQLGNGQTAVTRINLWEMIQSGDANQDITLRSDDVIVVPKAKEVNAAEAVRVASATFSPQVIRVQVVGEVLRPGLVEVPANATLTQGIGAAGGFNVQRANMSRVTLVRLNRDGTVSRRRIPFSLAAQPNANNNPVLQQGDVIVVERSGLTQVGDTIGNALRPIGALGTLGVFLNLVNIFD; the protein is encoded by the coding sequence ATGGGGTGCAAATCATTGCCAAGGCTACACAACACCGTCATCACGCTGGCGATCGCCAGTGGATTCACCCTTGGGGCAACACTGATGGTACCCCGCTCGGCCACTGCTCAACCCATGCCCCTCAGTCCAAGCTCCTATAGTTTTACCAGCATTAACCCCCTTCAGGACTATCTCCTAGGTGCAGGGGATGTGCTTTTCATTGAAGTGGTCAACCTGCCAGCCAGTGTTACTGGTCAGCGACAATTCACTGTTAATCTCGATGGCTCAGTCACCCTACCTTTGGCAGGGCGCGTCATGGTGGGCGGCTTAACTCTCCCCCAAGCGGAGCAGGTGATTCTGAACGCCTATAGTAAAGTCATGCGCTTTCCAGCAGTAACGGTTACATTGCAGACGCCGCGCCCCATGAAGATTTTGGTGGCAGGTGAGGTGAGCCGTCCAGGCTCCTATGTTGTTCCTTTTACTTCTGTATCAGCTTCTGCCCCCGGTATCGGCCTTTCCGGTGGCTTAACATGGCCTCGCCTGAGCCAAGTCCTTGCTCAAAGCGGTGGAATTACCCAAGAGGCCGATATTCGCAACATTGAGATACGCCGCCAACTGGGGAATGGCCAAACAGCCGTAACCAGAATTAATCTTTGGGAGATGATTCAGTCGGGGGATGCGAACCAAGATATCACGCTGCGCAGTGATGATGTGATTGTGGTGCCCAAGGCGAAGGAAGTGAATGCGGCTGAAGCCGTACGGGTGGCCTCGGCAACGTTTTCGCCACAGGTGATTCGGGTGCAGGTTGTGGGCGAAGTATTGCGACCGGGCTTGGTCGAAGTGCCAGCCAATGCCACGCTCACTCAGGGAATTGGGGCGGCTGGCGGATTCAATGTGCAACGTGCCAATATGTCTAGGGTGACGCTGGTGCGGCTGAATCGTGATGGCACAGTCAGTCGGCGACGGATTCCCTTTAGCTTGGCGGCTCAACCCAATGCCAACAATAATCCTGTGTTGCAACAGGGGGATGTGATTGTGGTGGAACGGTCAGGGCTAACGCAGGTGGGGGATACGATTGGGAATGCCCTGCGGCCGATCGGCGCCTTAGGAACCTTAGGAGTGTTCCTCAACTTAGTTAACATATTTGATTAG
- a CDS encoding ABC transporter ATP-binding protein — protein MLDSPLICLEQISKVYGQGETEVHALREVNLNIQRGEYCAIMGASGSGKSTMMNIMGCLDRPTSGRYFLDGQDVAHLSDDELAHIRNAKIGFVFQQFYLLGQLTALENVMLPMVYAQVPPKERRDRAVAALEQVGLGHRLENRPNQLSGGQQQRVAIARAIVNQPLLLLADEPTGALDSHTTAEILAIFGQLNAAGMTVIMVTHEPDVAAVTHRIIQFRDGQILCDRPNVPTPLTAPVLS, from the coding sequence ATGCTGGATTCGCCACTCATTTGCCTAGAACAGATTTCTAAAGTGTATGGCCAAGGGGAAACGGAAGTTCACGCCCTTAGGGAGGTGAATCTCAACATTCAGCGGGGAGAATACTGTGCAATTATGGGGGCTTCGGGGTCAGGGAAGTCCACAATGATGAATATTATGGGCTGTTTGGATCGCCCGACCTCTGGTCGCTATTTTCTCGATGGCCAAGATGTGGCACACCTCAGTGATGATGAACTCGCCCATATTCGCAATGCCAAGATTGGTTTTGTCTTTCAACAGTTTTACTTGCTGGGGCAGCTAACGGCACTGGAAAATGTGATGCTACCCATGGTCTATGCCCAGGTTCCCCCCAAGGAACGGCGCGATCGCGCTGTAGCTGCATTGGAACAGGTGGGGTTGGGTCACCGCCTTGAGAATCGCCCCAATCAACTCTCGGGAGGACAGCAACAACGGGTGGCGATCGCCCGCGCCATTGTCAATCAGCCCCTACTCCTGCTCGCCGATGAACCCACCGGTGCCCTCGATAGCCACACCACGGCAGAAATTCTTGCTATCTTTGGGCAACTCAATGCGGCGGGCATGACGGTAATTATGGTGACCCATGAACCCGATGTGGCGGCTGTCACGCACCGCATTATTCAGTTTCGTGACGGTCAAATTCTTTGCGATCGCCCCAACGTGCCTACCCCGCTGACAGCACCTGTTTTATCTTAA
- a CDS encoding DUF427 domain-containing protein, with translation MAKAVWKGATLAESDRYELVEGNVYFPPEALNPAYFQPSDTHTVCGWKGTASYYHVVVNGEVNRDAAWYYPDPKPAAANIKGYVAFWRGVQVTR, from the coding sequence ATGGCAAAAGCAGTTTGGAAAGGCGCAACCTTGGCCGAGAGCGATCGCTATGAGTTGGTCGAAGGCAATGTTTATTTTCCGCCAGAGGCACTCAATCCGGCCTATTTTCAGCCCAGCGATACCCACACCGTTTGTGGTTGGAAAGGCACAGCCAGCTACTACCACGTTGTTGTCAATGGTGAGGTGAATCGTGATGCTGCGTGGTACTACCCCGATCCCAAGCCGGCGGCAGCCAATATCAAAGGCTATGTGGCGTTTTGGCGCGGGGTGCAGGTGACGCGCTAA